AAACTAAACAAGATGCTatcctggttttttttatatGCCAGAGGcatctgttttggtttttcagaTGGAGAAATACAACTTCACAATACTTTCTTCCattatcaaattaattttaataagaCATCCAAAACAATCTGTTTTCTATACTATGTgtgaagataaaaaaatctgttattgtttacatatattatttttcactattgcattttattctgttttaggAATGGATACTCTGAACAATGCCATTGAAAGTCTAATGGCTTCCTCTAGCAAAGATGACTGGATGCCAGTTACCATGAATGTTGCTGATGCTACTGTCACAGTCATCAATGAAAGAGTAAGGAAGACTGTGTTGTTTTAAACACAGTTAACATAGTATGAGTGTTGAAAACCAGGAACACGGAAATGCTAGTAGGGTTAATGTAAACTAAAATTCATTtgcttattttgcattttatttctttccagagTCTGCAGAGGCTCTTACTGCTCATTTcagcttcagttttctttatcATTCCAAGCATcttctcagaaataaattattttaagaattcATTAGATATTCAAATTCAGTGTTTTACTTTCCAGGAATTTTGAGCCTAAAATGTAGGTTAAACCCGAAGTAGCAATCCTAAATTCCAAACTGCATTTGCCTTATTCTTGGTACAGAAGCCAAGAGTAATATAAAAGTCTGtgttacagaagaaaatgtagagCATTTTCCATAGAGTTTAATACAGTGAAACTTACTAATGCAGTCTTTTATATATGTCTTTCTATGAGCTACTAAACCAACATCTCTATAACATACCAATGATAGGGGAGTATGTTTTGGGGTCATTATAGccatgttgttttgtttcttcacaaaacaagcagcttttaaaatgtacaacattttaaaattttgcgGTAATGCTCAAAGCCTCGGTTTTCTGGTGACAGCCTAGAAGAGGAGATCCAGCCCAGGCTTGGGCAGGCTTGGTTTATGTAGCTAGATAAGAAAGAGCTACAATACTGTAGCAGTATATCCTCCCATTGAATCGAAATTGAAAGTTCCACAGAGTATCCAGTAGTAATGATCAATCCTTTGATTTGTGACCAGAATGAAGAGGAAGTCATGGTGGAGTGTCGTGTGCGGTTCCTGTCCTTCATGGGAGTAGGCAAAGACATCCACACGTTCGCCTTCATTATGGACACGGGAAACCAGCATTTTGAGTGCCATGTTTTTTGGTGTGAACCAAATGCAGGCAATGTATCAGAAGCTGTTCAGGCTGCTTGTATGGTAAGTGAGCTTCTTCAAAGGCATCTAATAGCACTTAAGATTTTCACTGCCTCCataaattgtttttttcaaatttgcaGTTATATTAATTtcaaggcagagaaaagaaagataaaaatatgaatttatattATGATATATTTAATCAATTAAAATCCaaacattttaatgtttaaagTGCCAGCTTAGTGAACAATGCCcctttaataattttctctccTAACCTCTGCAACAATCTATGTAAAttagaaatcttttctttcactAAACAAGTTATCTGAtgccagaaaaacatttttcttggagTTGTGTTATGAAATCCAGTGGCAATACAGTGAATATAACCCTTGTTCTAGAGTAGCTGAACCCAGAAAACttacttttcagttttcaaatggGTATTTATATGATTTACTATCTGTTGTGTGCTAATGGACAGTTTTTGCCCAAACATTGACAGACCAATTTCCCATTTACTTCAGCCGAGCTTTTTGTCACAGCCAAAACAGAGGTTTGACTgtatttaatgagaaaatgctaaaagtgtattttaaatggtCTGTGAAGTTATTTGATCCAGTAATGACTGCAgaatggctttgttttgttgcagTTACGGTATCAGAAGTGCTTAGTAGCCAGACCTCCTTCACAGAAAGTTCGGCCGCCCCCACCTCCTGCAGACTCGGTGACCAGAAGAGTTACCACTAACGTAAAAAGAGGAGTCTTGTCTCTCATTGACACTTTGAAACAGAAACGTCCGGTCACTGAGATGCCATAGCTGTGTAAGAGAGAAGATTCTCCTAACGTTTGACTGAAGATAACAGGAGCCACACTACGGAAAATGAATGGACGATGTCTGACCTTCCATTTCAGTTGCTGATGCTTTCTCTTCAGAGAATTTACCCCTATCAAAACAATGTTAGACAAGCATGTTCTCTCATTCTTGCCACCATCGTGTGATACGAAAAGAagcatgaataatttttttgctgtcagtgaGCTACATCATGGGCAATGGAAGGTCTGTTTGATTGTAAATACATGAACATTACGTAAACTCACCGAAAAAAGAATATGGCCACATCCCTCCCAGTGAACTCATGCTAAAGTCCTTGGAGTGAATGATGCCTGAGTTAGAAGTTTCACCTTCTTGAGCTGGATTTGTCACAAACCAATCCTAAATCCTACAGCactttgctctgttttcaaCACTGGAATAGGTACCAAGTATTAGCTACCACTGAATTACTGTAGATTAAATaccaagttttattttttacagaattaCACCTGTTAGTTTTGAATTGTTTGTCAGCATTGGTCTAGCAACTACTTTAACATCTTCCTGACATGCTTTTGAATCGTAGTGTCATTATGTCATCTTCTGGTTACACATTATGGTCTTACAGAAGAATTGtgtttaaaaccaaaccaatgaTGAAAAATCCAGAAGTGTTTTCAGTAATTGAGTTGCAGGATGATCCACTGAagcttttcagctttaaatATACAAATTCAACTACTGGCTGTTAAATTTATTCTCCTAAATCTATCATTAATTCatcaaaaatactgtttgtttCACGGAGGGCTCAAACCAATCAGGAATAAGAAAGTAGTTAGTGATTTTATTGTCTTACAACTTTTATAGAGACTAAACTATTCCATACCTTTTCTATACAAGTGTTTGATGAAATGTTCAGTTCAGTGTCTGATTGCGTAATTCTCCCTTCCCCTCAGTTTGTTGCTGAATACTTAGCAGGCCAGAAGAAGAACAGTTAAATTTCTTGTTACTTACAAAATTTcatgaaatttattttacttttaaccCTCTTGTAACAAAATCAGAAGAGAGTTGTTTTTTAACAGGATGGTGTTTCACTGAGCTAGTACAATTGGATTTCAATGCTTTTGCTCCAAAGACTTAATCTAATTGATTTTCTTTACACACCTGCAGACCCTCACAAATCAGCCCAGCCTTGCCCTTGAAATTGTACTTCAGGCTAATTTTGAAATGCAGTCATGCATCTTCAGTCTCTCCCTTTGTCATCTTCTGTCTAGACCTACAGATTGGTACAAATTCTGGAAATGGAACATTAAGTATGTTTAACTagtgttaaaaatgttttgcatcCATTTATAGCTAGGTTCCAAACTCTAAGTGTCTCCCAAGTCTCCAAATCTTGTCATACTCCAATGATAAAGGAGCATTGACAAAGTTCTTGTTACaataactcttttttttattttactatgcAAGAGACTGTTATAaacaaactattttcttttttatttccttgtttgaAGAAATTAATGACCACACCTGGCAAAGTAACTTAGGAACACAACAGGAAAAGAATGATGATTCAAGAAATTTCTGCATTGAAAAATGCAGGAACATCATTACTAAACTTAGCGTGATGTATGAGCAAGTGTCAGGTAAAGGCTGGCTATGCAACTATTGTAATTAAATTTAGCTTTCTGCAATACCCTCTGAAGAGCTGATCCTCTCTGGATCTCAGATCTCTTCATGACCACGATTCTGCACCTCAGGCGCTGAAGCAACTCATTCCCCTCTCAAGGCTCACGCTCTTGCCACTTCCTTTGCACCTCTATTACTGGTacagctggagaagctgcttATACTGAGTagacagggagagctggaggggaGGGGATGCAAACAAACCCACCCCCTTTAGCAGTACCAGTGATTTAACTGACCATGGAGCCAGATCACAAAGCATGGGGATGGCAGCTTGCATATAGCTTCTATAGTTTCCAATATTGATCCCAGTCACCTCTGTTAGGAGCAGCATACAAATTCACTTCCtatcagagaatcacagaactgtctggtttggaagagaccttaaaggtcgtctagttccaaacccctgtCAGGGGGGCACTTTTTGCTAGATGAAGTtgcccatccaacctggcctcgtGCATTTCCAGGGATGACTGCTCTCAAACTGTGGTGGCTAACACCATACCCTTAGGTAGGATTGTGAAGTTAAGAGACAAAAGTTTCCTTGTTCATCATTGTGCTAGtgatttacattttattttattttaaattaaatattttgacagtgtCTTTTTAAAGTTCCAGCTGACAATGTCATGATTTCGGATTGGCAACTGTTGTACAacagtgaattaattttaaacagtaTAATTAAATTTTGTAATTACATCTGCACAGTGCTGATTCTCCCCAAGAGAGATCCAGACTCTCTTTAACTAAACCAACACTTAGCAAACAGCAGTGTAAAGGTTCTACATCCGTGTTGTCAAGGCTAGGAACATCTGGTTAGCTTTCATTAGCAATGTGTGCaactgcaggcagggctgaggagaAGACGGAAGGGTATTTGAAAAGCCGTATATCACTAGCCAGTGTATGTTTGAAGAGGTTTATGTCTGTTAACAAAATGCTGTtgattttgcaaatatttaagtAGTGTGCTTGATGATCTGACTATATGTGGCCTTTTTGCTTCAGTAGAGCTCCTTATTATCCAAACTATTTAATATGCACCCAAGTGTTTGCAGAATCAGAGCCTAATATTGCAAAGCCTATTATCTTTTGTTTAACAGTATATTCAGACACTCTTTTTACCATGGCCAAAAAAGTAtgtatggggtgtgtgtgtgtttgagcAACTGCAACTGTTCTAGTTGATGTTATAGCAACCCTTCAGTTATCTATGCATTTTTTATAATACCTAGTGATTCTGTAGGCCGGCAGCCATGTTCACTATGCCTTGTATGTCTGATGCCATATTCTAACTTAACCTGTTAAATacagcttaaaatatttttatttattctatttttactgaaatatctTGCATTATTATGTTTATGTATTGTCTTTATTGGATGTGCTCTTGTAACATTCTCCACTCTGTATACTATAGGTTGCCTAAAAAAAGGCAGGCTTTGTAATTATTTGTAGTCACATTTTCATTGAAGTCTGTAGAAGAATCATGTAAAGCAAAGCTagtatcttcatttttttcaatgctAGTAGTAAGTTAGAGTAAGTATCATGTGTCAGTCAGTCATGCCATTAACACACTCCCTTGCTGAAGCAAGGAGATTTATCTTCACAGTCAATGACTAATAGATAAAAGcctttcttttgaaatctgtAGTGCTGGCTGTAGGTTTTATTTAAGCCACTTACTGTTTCATTTAAAGGGGAGCAAGGAGATGTGGGAGTTGCAAAGCTACGGAGGCTATCTACAGGGCAGTTAACTGGGAATAACAAAAAGAGCATAGGAATGGCATAGAATCCATTCACAGTAAAACGAGGTTTAGTGATATACTTCCTGTGCAGAGTCACCTGTACCTACAGAAATATTATGCCCTTTAGTGGCAGAGGAACAAAAATTATGGAGTATCTAATAGCTTACACCAGTTCTCTGTCACTAAGAATTCtacatttcttaattttattaagCATTTCATGGATCATTTACCATGGAATCTAAAAGTGTTAGTACATCACCCATGGAAAAGAGAATGTTCTCATTTCAAGAGCCAGTATTATGCTCAGCATTTCAGCATTACCACTGAATGCATTACTCCTTTCTTGGGCATGTTAATTAACACATTGCCACAATGTGTGCTGTCCCATCAGCCAATGCAGGTTTGATTTAACAGCAGTAAGAAACAAGGAAACACACCACTGTTTATTAGCAGAGCCCAGTCTTACATAAAAGTACCTGACTGACAATGGAAAGGAcaattttccctgctgttgacCACTTCTCCACATTTAAGTGTAATCTGTTCTGAGAATAAATTTAGCTGCATAAAGTGATTGTCTCAACTGTTACTGCTCCATGaaactgtgaaattattttgttcaaaaTGGTGgttgagggaagggaaaaacataCTGGTGGTTTAGAGGCAATAGCAGTACAATAAAGACTTTTGTATCTGAAAAGCTGAATCAACAGTTTCTAGTTGAAAATTACAAATAGACAACTggattacagaaaaataattacgTAAGATACAGTTTTACTGTAAAAAGTCATTGAGTGTTACAGGCATCTACCTACAAGCCATCTGAAGTCAGTCCCAGATGTTGCCACCATATGATGTTCCCTGCCTACAAAGCAAGCTGCTGACCTGCAGTTGAAATACTCTCTCTCTGATATTCTTGGTAAGACATCAAGATTCTAACTGGTTTAACCTCCATACCATgtcaaaaatgcaaatttctgaaagcaagaTGAGGCCAGCTGTGGGACATCATGGCATATATTATATGTAAGTAGCCCAGAAATCCTGTTATTAGACACGTGTATGTTGTTTTACAAGTAATTTTAACTTTAATAATGAATGATACAgatctcaattaaaaaaaaaaaaaatcattctctAACTGCAGAAGCTCTTAagtttattttaagcatttaacAACcatattgggaaaaaaaaaatctccttagTGTCCAACATGCAGAATCTCTTCTCTCCTAAATGGTTTTGAAATACagtaagaatttctttttttccacttctacACATGGCATGTGTACAGATCTAAATCTATCCTTACAAGTTTCTTCAGAAGTAAGAGCAGAATTCACCATGTCACTGGAAGGGGTAAGGAGCATGGATTGCTCACAGGGATATGCAGAAGGTGAGGGATGTCTGTGTAGGACAGCTGGCTCAGattaaaatgctaaaagaaATTTTCACTGATTCAGTGAAGCAAGGATATTTATCTGATGAACAAGAGCCAGCTGTCTACACTGCTGGTGTAATATCATTTACATCCTTTCTTTAAAAGGTACTGCTGATCCAGTGACACTGACTGATGTgagtgaagaaaaaatagagaTGTTATAACATTTTCTCTGGGTGGGTCTCAATGCAGACCCGTATGTCAAATCAGTTAAGTTCCAGACTACATTGGTCTACTCCTAGCAACACTCTTCCCAAGTATCTGAAATGGTTGCCTGGaggaaaatttctcttctgGGCCACAGCTACCTTTGCCTTTCTATATTGCTGTGCTCtctctattttcattttcacaagtTCCAAATACAAATCAGATTTGTTGTTAAAAGTATCTCTGTGCCTCCCTTTATCCTCTCCTCAGATTATAAGACAATCGTAGATAttttacagttattttattttgtctttgctaGCAAGAGGGAGCAGCTTAGAAGCCCACAGCTGTTTCCAAAGACAGTCAACTACTTTTTGTCCAGTCATTATTCAGCTGACTTGCAGtaacatttataaaaatgttactTTGACAGTAGCAGCTCTTTTCAACTAAGAACTGTTTATGTTAAGAAATTGATAAAAAGCAGTTATGAACCATGACAGTCTGATGTGACATTATGATGACAATTCAGTGTTTTTAGCATGAGAATGTTTTATCAATTTTTCACAGTTAATAATATTTCAATGAACACTTAAGTAGAAACCAAGAGAGCAAGTACTAGAAAGTCTGTGCAGGGGCTTTAATGTACTTGGCCACTTTCCTGTACAAAAGTTCACATCtagttttagaaataaaagtgaGCTAACAGGCTTACTCTGCAAGGCTTATTTTCCATGCATCAGTCCTAAGTGGAAACTCACAAAAATGGTATCTagcatttgtaaaaaaaaagccacttcaAAAAATTCAATCTCACTTTAAAAACATCAGTTTGAAACTGATTACTTGTACAGATTTAGATCATGGTGGGGGGTTGGGTGTATGATTTAACTTGTCACTTTAAAGTGTGTAGCTAGAGGCTGTAGTTTTTTGACCTCACTGCCCCCACCAGTCTACCAGCCTTAGGCAGCTGAGCTCCATTCACATTAAAGTGTGATTATTGGATTAAAAGTTACTATCTAACATGGATATTTCTACATAAATAGCCCATAATATATCTTTTCCCAAGGCCAGATTATCCTTGCATAAAAATATACTGTAATGTC
This window of the Corvus cornix cornix isolate S_Up_H32 chromosome 4, ASM73873v5, whole genome shotgun sequence genome carries:
- the APBB2 gene encoding amyloid-beta A4 precursor protein-binding family B member 2 isoform X11 — its product is MAERKNAKAMACSSLQDRTNVTLDVPLQVDFPTPKTELVQKFHVQYLGMLPVAKPVGMDTLNNAIESLMASSSKDDWMPVTMNVADATVTVINERNEEEVMVECRVRFLSFMGVGKDIHTFAFIMDTGNQHFECHVFWCEPNAGNVSEAVQAACMLRYQKCLVARPPSQKVRPPPPPADSVTRRVTTNVKRGVLSLIDTLKQKRPVTEMP